The Cucurbita pepo subsp. pepo cultivar mu-cu-16 chromosome LG08, ASM280686v2, whole genome shotgun sequence genome contains a region encoding:
- the LOC111801011 gene encoding DNA-directed RNA polymerase II subunit 1-like isoform X1: MDLRFPYSPAEVAKVRMVQFGILSPDEIRQMSVVQIEHGETTERGKPKVGGLSDPRLGTIDRKMKCETCTANMAECPGHFGHLELAKPMFHIGFMKTVLTIMRSVCFNCSKILVDEEDPKFKQAMRIKNPKNRLKKILDACKNKTKCEGGDEIDVQGQDSDQPVKRGRGGCGAQQPKISIDGMKMVAEYKAQRKKNDDQEQLPEPVERKQTLSAERVLGVLKRISDEDCKLLGLNPKYARPDSMILQVLPIPPPPVRPSVMMDTSSRSEDDLTHQLAMIIRHNENLRRQERNGSPAHIISEFAQLLQFHIATYFDNELPGLPRATQRSGRPIKSICSRLKAKEGRIRGNLMGKRVDFSARTVITPDPTINIDELGVPWSIALNLTYPETVTPYNIERLKELVEYGPHPPPGKTGAKYIIRDDGQRLDLRYLKKSSDHHLELGYKVERHLNDGDFVLFNRQPSLHKMSIMGHRIKIMPYSTFRLNLSVTSPYNADFDGDEMNMHVPQSFETRAEVLELMMVPKCIVSPQSNRPVMGIVQDTLLGCRKITKRDTFITKDVFMNILMWWEDFDGKVPAPAILKPQPLWTGKQVFNLIIPKQINLSRTSAWHSESESGFITPGDTFVRIEKGELLSGTLCKKTLGTSTGSLIHVIWEEVGPDAARKFLGHTQWLVNYWLLQNAFSIGIGDTIADAATMEKINETISAAKNEVKNLIKKAQERSLEPEPGRTMMDSFENKVNQVLNKARDDAGSSAQKSLSESNNLKAMVTAGSKGSFINISQMTACVGQQNVEGKRIPFGFIDRTLPHFTKDDYGPESRGFVENSYLRGLTPQEFFFHAMGGREGLIDTAVKTSETGYIQRRLVKAMEDIMVKYDGTVRNSLGDVIQFLYGEDGMDSVWIESQKLDSLKMKKKEFERIFRYEFEDENWKPNYMLPEHVEDLKTIREFRNVFEAEVQKLEADRYQLGTEIATTGENSWPMPVNLKRLIQNAQKTFKIDFRRASDMHPMEIVEAIDKLQERLKVVPGEDPLSVEAQKNATLFFNILLRSTFASKRVLDEYRLTREAFEWVIGEIESRFLQSLVAPGEMIGCVAAQSIGEPATQMTLNTFHYAGVSAKNVTLGVPRLREIINVAKRIKTPSLSVYLKPEANKTKERAKTVQCALEYTTLRSVTQATEVWYDPDPMSTIIEEDMDFVKSYYEMPDEEIAPEKISPWLLRIELNREMMVDKKLSMANIAEKINLEFDDDLTCIFNDDNAEKLILRIRIMNDEAPKGELNDESAEDDVFLKKIESNMLTEMALRGIPDINKVFIKCGKVNKFDENEGFKPEMEWMLDTEGVNLLAVICHEDVDARRTTSNHLIEVIEVLGIEAVRRSLLDELRVVISFDGSYVNYRHLAILCDTMTYRGHLMAITRHGINRNDTGPMMRCSFEETVDILLDAAVYAETDHLRGVTENIMLGQLAPIGTGGCALYLNDEMLKNAIELQLPSYIDGLEFGMTPSRSPISGTPYHEGMMSPSYLLSPNLRLSPISDAQFSPYVGGMAFSPTSSPGYSPSSPGYSPSSPGYSPTSPGYSPTSPGYSPTSPGYSPTSPTYSPSSPGYSPTSPAYSPTSPXYSPSSPGYSPTSPAYSPTSPSYSPTSPSYSPTSPSYSPTSPSYSPTSPSYSPTSPAYSPTSPAYSPTSPAYSPTSPSYSPTSPSYSPTSPSYSPTSPSYSPTSPSYSPTSPSYSPTSPAYSPTSPGYSPTSPSYSPTSPSYSPTSPSYNPQSAKYSPSQAYSPSSPRLSPSSPYSPTSPNYSPTSPSYSPTSPAYSPSSPTYSPSSPYNTGASPDYSPSSPQYSPSAGYSPTAPGYSPSSTSQYTSQTTDKDDRSRKDDRSNR, encoded by the exons ATGGATTTGCGGTTCCCTTACTCCCCGGCTGAGGTTGCCAAAGTCCGAATGGTTCAGTTTGGCATACTTAGCCCAGATGAGATT AGGCAAATGTCCGTGGTGCAAATTGAGCATGGTGAAACTACAGAGAGGGGTAAGCCAAAAGTAGGTGGTTTGAGTGACCCGCGGCTTGGTACAATTGACAGAAAAATGAAGTGTGAAACTTGCACTGCGAACATGGCTGAGTGCCCTGGGCACTTTGGGCACCTCGAGCTTGCCAAGCCAATGTTTCATATTGGATTTATGAAGACTGTGCTCACTATCATGCGTTCTGTTTGCTTCAATTGCTCAAAGATTCTAGTTGACGAG gaggacccaaaatttaaacaagCGATGCGGATAAAGAATCCCAAGAACAGGCTTAAAAAGATTTTGGATGCCTGCAAGAACAAAACCAAGTGTGAAGGTGGAGATGAAATTGACGTTCAAGGCCAAGATTCAGATCAACCGGTGAAAAGGGGTCGGGGTGGCTGTGGTGCTCAGCAGCCTAAGATCTCAATTGATGGTATGAAAATGGTTGCGGAGTACAAGGCtcagaggaagaaaaatgatgaCCAGGAGCAGCTGCCTGAACCTGTGGAAAGAAAACAGACACTTAGTGCCGAAAGG GTTCTTGGTGTTCTGAAAAGAATAAGCGACGAAGATTGCAAACTCTTGGGCCTAAATCCAAAGTATGCTCGACCTGACTCGATGATTCTGCAAGTCCTTCCAATTCCTCCACCTCCTGTGAGACCATCGGTTATGATGGACACCTCATCTAGAAGTGAG GACGATCTAACTCATCAGTTGGCTATGATTATAAGGCACAACGAAAACCTCAGGAGGCAAGAAAGAAATGGTTCTCCTGCACATATCATTTCAGAGTTTGCGCAACTACTGCAGTTTCATATAGCCACGTATTTTGATAATGAATTACCTGGACTACCCAGG GCCACACAACGATCTGGGAGGCCCATTAAATCTATTTGTAGTAGGCTCAAGGCAAAGGAAGGCCGGATTAGGGGTAATTTGATGGGAAAACGTGTAGATTTTTCAGCACGTACAGTTATAACACCTGATCCAACAATTAATATTGATGAACTGGGAGTGCCATGGAGCATTGCTTTGAACCTTACATATCCGGAGACTGTGACACCATATAATATAGAGAG ATTAAAGGAACTTGTTGAATATGGTCCCCATCCTCCACCTGGTAAAACTGGTGCCAAGTACATTATACGAGATGACGGGCAGAGGCTTGATCTTCGATATCTTAAGAAAAGTAGTGATCATCATTTGGAGCTTGGGTACAAG GTGGAGCGTCATTTGAACGATGGTGACTTTGTACTTTTTAATCGTCAGCCTAGTCTCCATAAAATGTCTATCATGGGACACAGAATCAAGATTATGCCCTACTCAACTTTCCGCCTAAATTTATCTGTCACGTCACCTTACAATGCTGATTTTGATGGTGATGAAATGAATATGCATGTTCCTCAGTCATTTGAGACAAGGGCTGAAGTACTGGAGCTCATGATGGTTCCCAAATGCATTGTGTCACCTCAGTCAAACCGTCCTGTCATGGGTATAGTGCAAGATACTCTGTTAGGATGCcgtaaaattacaaaaagggaCACCTTTATAACAAAG GATGTTTTCATGAATATCTTGATGTGGTGGGAAGATTTTGACGGGAAAGTTCCTGCCCCTGCAATTTTAAAGCCACAACCTCTTTGGACTGGAAAACAAGTTTTTAATCTTATCATACCAAAGCAGATTAATCTCTCGAGAACTTCTGCTTGGCATTCTGAGTCTGAATCTGGATTCATTACTCCGGGAGATACTTTTGTTAGGATTGAGAAGGGGGAACTGCTTTCTGGAACTCTTTGCAAGAAGACTCTCGGAACTTCAACTGGAAGTCTTATACATGTTATTTG GGAGGAGGTTGGTCCTGATGCAGCTAGAAAATTTCTTGGTCATACACAGTGGCTTGTCAATTACTGGCTTTTGCAGAATGCTTTTAGCATTGGGATTGGAGATACAATTGCTGATGCAGCAACCATGgagaaaattaatgaaactATTTCTGCAGCTAAAAATGAAGTGAAAAATCTCATTAAGAAAGCCCAGGAGCGTAGTTTAGAGCCTGAACCTGGACGGACGATGATGGATTCATTTGAAAACAAAGTGAACCAGGTCCTGAATAAGGCTCGTGATGATGCTGGTAGTAGTGCGCAAAAAAGTTTGTCAGAGAGTAACAATCTGAAAGCTATGGTTACTGCAGGATCCAAGGGAAGTTTTATCAATATCTCCCAGATGACTGCTTGTGTGGGGCAGCAAAATGTTGAAGGGAAGCGAATACCATTTGGTTTTATTGATCGAACTTTGCCCCATTTCACTAAAGATGATTATGGGCCTGAAAGTCGTGGCTTTGTTGAAAACTCATATCTTCGAGGATTGACCCCACAGGAGTTCTTTTTTCATGCTATGGGTGGTAGGGAAGGTCTTATTGATACTGCAGTCAAGACCTCTGAAACAGGATACATTCAGAGGAGGCTGGTGAAAGCCATGGAGGATATCATGGTTAAATATGATGGGACTGTTAGAAACTCACTGGGTGATGTAATTCAGTTTCTTTATGGTGAAGATGGCATGGATTCTGTTTGGATAGAATCTCAGAAACTAGATtctttgaagatgaagaaaaaggaatttgagaGGATCTTCAGGTATGAGTTTGAAGATGAGAACTGGAAGCCAAATTACATGTTGCCAGAGCATGTTGAAGATTTAAAAACTATCCGTGAATTCCGCAACGTATTTGAGGCTGAAGTCCAAAAGCTTGAAGCAGACAGGTATCAATTGGGAACAGAAATTGCAACCACAGGTGAAAACTCGTGGCCAATGCCAGTTAACCTCAAAAGGCTTATTCAGAATGCACAAAAGACTTTCAAAATCGACTTTCGAAGGGCCTCTGATATGCATCCTATGGAAATTGTTGAAGCTATCGACAAACTTCAAGAAAGGCTGAAGGTTGTTCCTGGTGAAGATCCTCTTAGTGTGGAGGCTCAAAAGAACGCCACCCTTTTCTTCAATATATTGCTGCGAAGCACTTTTGCTAGCAAAAGGGTTTTGGATGAATACAGGCTTACACGCGAAGCGTTCGAGTGGGTTATTGGAGAAATAGAATCACGCTTCCTTCAGTCACTAGTTGCACCTGGTGAAATGATTGGCTGTGTTGCTGCACAATCCATTGGAGAGCCAGCGACTCAGATGACGCTTAATACCTTCCATTATGCTGGTGTTAGTGCCAAGAACGTCACCCTTGGTGTTCCCAGGTTGAGGGAAATCATTAATGTAGCCAAGAGAATCAAAACACCATCTCTTTCAGTCTATCTAAAACCCGAAGCTAATAAAACTAAGGAGAGAGCCAAGACTGTTCAATGTGCTTTGGAATATACTACTCTTAGGAGTGTCACACAAGCTACGGAAGTATGGTATGATCCTGACCCAATGAGCACGATTATTGAAGAGGATATGGATTTTGTGAAATCCTACTATGAGATGCCAGATGAAGAAATTGCGCCCGAGAAAATCTCCCCATGGTTGCTCCGTATAGAGTTGAATCGTGAAATGATGGTGGATAAGAAACTTAGCATGGCGAATATTGCCGAGAAGATCAACCTTGAATTTGATGATGATTTGACTTGCATATTTAATGATGATAATGCTGAGAAGCTTATACTTCGTATCCGTATCATGAACGATGAAGCCCCAAAGGGTGAGTTGAATGATGAATCAGCTGAAGACGATGTGTTCTTGAAGAAAATTGAGAGCAACATGCTAACTGAAATGGCTCTTCGAGGAATACCAGATATCAACAAGGTTTTCATTAAGTGTGGTAAAGTGAACAAGTTTGATGAGAATGAAGGGTTTAAGCCAGAGATGGAGTGGATGTTGGATACAGAAGGTGTCAATCTTTTAGCAGTTATTTGTCATGAAGATGTTGATGCGAGGAGGACCACAAGCAACCATTTGATTGAAGTTATTGAAGTTCTTGGGATTGAAGCAGTTCGACGTTCCCTCCTAGATGAATTGCGTGTTGTTATCTCCTTTGATGGATCTTACGTTAATTACCGGCATCTTGCCATCCTTTGTGACACCATGACTTATCGTGGCCACCTGATGGCTATTACCCGTCATGGTATCAACCGAAATGATACTGGACCGATGATGAGATGCTCATTTGAAGAAACTGTGGATATTTTACTTGATGCTGCAGTATATGCTGAAACTGATCACTTGAGGGGTGTTACTGAAAATATAATGTTGGGTCAACTGGCACCCATAGGAACAGGGGGTTGTGCTCTGTATCTCAATGATGAGATGTTGAAGAATGCTATTGAACTCCAGCTGCCTAGTTACATTGATGGTCTGGAGTTTGGCATGACACCTTCCCGTTCCCCGATCTCAGGAACTCCTTATCATGAAGGGATGATGTCTCCTAGTTATTTGTTGAGCCCGAATCTCCGACTCTCACCTATTAGTGATGCTCAATTTTCACCCTATGTTGGAGGAATGGCTTTCTCGCCTACTTCGTCTCCGGGATATAGCCCATCATCTCCGGGCTACAGTCCATCATCCCCTGGCTATAGTCCTACCTCCCCTGGTTATAGCCCCACTTCCCCGGGATATAGCCCTACCTCTCCTGGCTACAGTCCAACATCTCCAACCTACAGTCCTAGTTCGCCTGGTTACAGCCCGACTAGTCCTGCGTATTCTCCTACGAGTCCGNCCTACAGTCCTAGTTCGCCTGGTTACAGCCCGACTAGTCCTGCATATTCTCCTACGAGTCCATCTTATTCACCCACCTCTCCCAGTTACAGCCCCACCTCTCCAAGTTACAGCCCCACATCTCCTAGTTACAGCCCAACATCTCCAAGTTACAGCCCCACTTCGCCGGCTTACAGTCCCACTTCTCCCGCTTATAGTCCCACTTCACCTGCATATAGCCCGACTTCACCCTCCTACAGCCCAACTTCACCCTCCTACAGCCCAACTTCGCCTTCCTATAGCCCCACATCACCCTCCTACAGCCCAACATCCCCGTCCTACAGCCCTACATCACCTTCCTACAGCCCCACCTCTCCAGCATATAGCCCCACCTCCCCTGGCTATAGCCCCACATCACCGAGCTACAGTCCCACTTCGCCGAGCTATAGTCCGACATCACCAAGTTATAATCCTCAATCAGCTAAATACAGCCCATCACAGGCCTACTCACCCAGTAGTCCACGGTTGTCCCCATCAAGTCCCTATAGCCCAACCTCTCCGAACTACAG TCCAACATCACCATCATATTCACCTACGTCTCCGGCATATTCTCCGTCAAGCCCAACCTACAGTCCTAGCAG TCCATATAACACAGGAGCCAGCCCAGACTACAGCCCCAGTTCTCCACAATATAG TCCAAGTGCAGGATACTCACCTACTGCTCCTGGATATTCTCCGTCATCTACTAGTCAGTACACCTCACAAACAACTGACAAGGATGATAGGAGTAGAAAGGACGATAGGAGCAATCGATGA
- the LOC111801011 gene encoding DNA-directed RNA polymerase II subunit 1-like isoform X2 — MIFFFQPFFFLLSYVALIKATQRSGRPIKSICSRLKAKEGRIRGNLMGKRVDFSARTVITPDPTINIDELGVPWSIALNLTYPETVTPYNIERLKELVEYGPHPPPGKTGAKYIIRDDGQRLDLRYLKKSSDHHLELGYKVERHLNDGDFVLFNRQPSLHKMSIMGHRIKIMPYSTFRLNLSVTSPYNADFDGDEMNMHVPQSFETRAEVLELMMVPKCIVSPQSNRPVMGIVQDTLLGCRKITKRDTFITKDVFMNILMWWEDFDGKVPAPAILKPQPLWTGKQVFNLIIPKQINLSRTSAWHSESESGFITPGDTFVRIEKGELLSGTLCKKTLGTSTGSLIHVIWEEVGPDAARKFLGHTQWLVNYWLLQNAFSIGIGDTIADAATMEKINETISAAKNEVKNLIKKAQERSLEPEPGRTMMDSFENKVNQVLNKARDDAGSSAQKSLSESNNLKAMVTAGSKGSFINISQMTACVGQQNVEGKRIPFGFIDRTLPHFTKDDYGPESRGFVENSYLRGLTPQEFFFHAMGGREGLIDTAVKTSETGYIQRRLVKAMEDIMVKYDGTVRNSLGDVIQFLYGEDGMDSVWIESQKLDSLKMKKKEFERIFRYEFEDENWKPNYMLPEHVEDLKTIREFRNVFEAEVQKLEADRYQLGTEIATTGENSWPMPVNLKRLIQNAQKTFKIDFRRASDMHPMEIVEAIDKLQERLKVVPGEDPLSVEAQKNATLFFNILLRSTFASKRVLDEYRLTREAFEWVIGEIESRFLQSLVAPGEMIGCVAAQSIGEPATQMTLNTFHYAGVSAKNVTLGVPRLREIINVAKRIKTPSLSVYLKPEANKTKERAKTVQCALEYTTLRSVTQATEVWYDPDPMSTIIEEDMDFVKSYYEMPDEEIAPEKISPWLLRIELNREMMVDKKLSMANIAEKINLEFDDDLTCIFNDDNAEKLILRIRIMNDEAPKGELNDESAEDDVFLKKIESNMLTEMALRGIPDINKVFIKCGKVNKFDENEGFKPEMEWMLDTEGVNLLAVICHEDVDARRTTSNHLIEVIEVLGIEAVRRSLLDELRVVISFDGSYVNYRHLAILCDTMTYRGHLMAITRHGINRNDTGPMMRCSFEETVDILLDAAVYAETDHLRGVTENIMLGQLAPIGTGGCALYLNDEMLKNAIELQLPSYIDGLEFGMTPSRSPISGTPYHEGMMSPSYLLSPNLRLSPISDAQFSPYVGGMAFSPTSSPGYSPSSPGYSPSSPGYSPTSPGYSPTSPGYSPTSPGYSPTSPTYSPSSPGYSPTSPAYSPTSPSYSPTSPSYSPTSPSYSPTSPSYSPTSPSYSPTSPAYSPTSPAYSPTSPAYSPTSPSYSPTSPSYSPTSPSYSPTSPSYSPTSPSYSPTSPSYSPTSPAYSPTSPGYSPTSPSYSPTSPSYSPTSPSYNPQSAKYSPSQAYSPSSPRLSPSSPYSPTSPNYSPTSPSYSPTSPAYSPSSPTYSPSSPYNTGASPDYSPSSPQYSPSAGYSPTAPGYSPSSTSQYTSQTTDKDDRSRKDDRSNR, encoded by the exons atgattttctttttccaaccatttttcttcttacttTCATATGTTGCTTTAATCAAGGCCACACAACGATCTGGGAGGCCCATTAAATCTATTTGTAGTAGGCTCAAGGCAAAGGAAGGCCGGATTAGGGGTAATTTGATGGGAAAACGTGTAGATTTTTCAGCACGTACAGTTATAACACCTGATCCAACAATTAATATTGATGAACTGGGAGTGCCATGGAGCATTGCTTTGAACCTTACATATCCGGAGACTGTGACACCATATAATATAGAGAG ATTAAAGGAACTTGTTGAATATGGTCCCCATCCTCCACCTGGTAAAACTGGTGCCAAGTACATTATACGAGATGACGGGCAGAGGCTTGATCTTCGATATCTTAAGAAAAGTAGTGATCATCATTTGGAGCTTGGGTACAAG GTGGAGCGTCATTTGAACGATGGTGACTTTGTACTTTTTAATCGTCAGCCTAGTCTCCATAAAATGTCTATCATGGGACACAGAATCAAGATTATGCCCTACTCAACTTTCCGCCTAAATTTATCTGTCACGTCACCTTACAATGCTGATTTTGATGGTGATGAAATGAATATGCATGTTCCTCAGTCATTTGAGACAAGGGCTGAAGTACTGGAGCTCATGATGGTTCCCAAATGCATTGTGTCACCTCAGTCAAACCGTCCTGTCATGGGTATAGTGCAAGATACTCTGTTAGGATGCcgtaaaattacaaaaagggaCACCTTTATAACAAAG GATGTTTTCATGAATATCTTGATGTGGTGGGAAGATTTTGACGGGAAAGTTCCTGCCCCTGCAATTTTAAAGCCACAACCTCTTTGGACTGGAAAACAAGTTTTTAATCTTATCATACCAAAGCAGATTAATCTCTCGAGAACTTCTGCTTGGCATTCTGAGTCTGAATCTGGATTCATTACTCCGGGAGATACTTTTGTTAGGATTGAGAAGGGGGAACTGCTTTCTGGAACTCTTTGCAAGAAGACTCTCGGAACTTCAACTGGAAGTCTTATACATGTTATTTG GGAGGAGGTTGGTCCTGATGCAGCTAGAAAATTTCTTGGTCATACACAGTGGCTTGTCAATTACTGGCTTTTGCAGAATGCTTTTAGCATTGGGATTGGAGATACAATTGCTGATGCAGCAACCATGgagaaaattaatgaaactATTTCTGCAGCTAAAAATGAAGTGAAAAATCTCATTAAGAAAGCCCAGGAGCGTAGTTTAGAGCCTGAACCTGGACGGACGATGATGGATTCATTTGAAAACAAAGTGAACCAGGTCCTGAATAAGGCTCGTGATGATGCTGGTAGTAGTGCGCAAAAAAGTTTGTCAGAGAGTAACAATCTGAAAGCTATGGTTACTGCAGGATCCAAGGGAAGTTTTATCAATATCTCCCAGATGACTGCTTGTGTGGGGCAGCAAAATGTTGAAGGGAAGCGAATACCATTTGGTTTTATTGATCGAACTTTGCCCCATTTCACTAAAGATGATTATGGGCCTGAAAGTCGTGGCTTTGTTGAAAACTCATATCTTCGAGGATTGACCCCACAGGAGTTCTTTTTTCATGCTATGGGTGGTAGGGAAGGTCTTATTGATACTGCAGTCAAGACCTCTGAAACAGGATACATTCAGAGGAGGCTGGTGAAAGCCATGGAGGATATCATGGTTAAATATGATGGGACTGTTAGAAACTCACTGGGTGATGTAATTCAGTTTCTTTATGGTGAAGATGGCATGGATTCTGTTTGGATAGAATCTCAGAAACTAGATtctttgaagatgaagaaaaaggaatttgagaGGATCTTCAGGTATGAGTTTGAAGATGAGAACTGGAAGCCAAATTACATGTTGCCAGAGCATGTTGAAGATTTAAAAACTATCCGTGAATTCCGCAACGTATTTGAGGCTGAAGTCCAAAAGCTTGAAGCAGACAGGTATCAATTGGGAACAGAAATTGCAACCACAGGTGAAAACTCGTGGCCAATGCCAGTTAACCTCAAAAGGCTTATTCAGAATGCACAAAAGACTTTCAAAATCGACTTTCGAAGGGCCTCTGATATGCATCCTATGGAAATTGTTGAAGCTATCGACAAACTTCAAGAAAGGCTGAAGGTTGTTCCTGGTGAAGATCCTCTTAGTGTGGAGGCTCAAAAGAACGCCACCCTTTTCTTCAATATATTGCTGCGAAGCACTTTTGCTAGCAAAAGGGTTTTGGATGAATACAGGCTTACACGCGAAGCGTTCGAGTGGGTTATTGGAGAAATAGAATCACGCTTCCTTCAGTCACTAGTTGCACCTGGTGAAATGATTGGCTGTGTTGCTGCACAATCCATTGGAGAGCCAGCGACTCAGATGACGCTTAATACCTTCCATTATGCTGGTGTTAGTGCCAAGAACGTCACCCTTGGTGTTCCCAGGTTGAGGGAAATCATTAATGTAGCCAAGAGAATCAAAACACCATCTCTTTCAGTCTATCTAAAACCCGAAGCTAATAAAACTAAGGAGAGAGCCAAGACTGTTCAATGTGCTTTGGAATATACTACTCTTAGGAGTGTCACACAAGCTACGGAAGTATGGTATGATCCTGACCCAATGAGCACGATTATTGAAGAGGATATGGATTTTGTGAAATCCTACTATGAGATGCCAGATGAAGAAATTGCGCCCGAGAAAATCTCCCCATGGTTGCTCCGTATAGAGTTGAATCGTGAAATGATGGTGGATAAGAAACTTAGCATGGCGAATATTGCCGAGAAGATCAACCTTGAATTTGATGATGATTTGACTTGCATATTTAATGATGATAATGCTGAGAAGCTTATACTTCGTATCCGTATCATGAACGATGAAGCCCCAAAGGGTGAGTTGAATGATGAATCAGCTGAAGACGATGTGTTCTTGAAGAAAATTGAGAGCAACATGCTAACTGAAATGGCTCTTCGAGGAATACCAGATATCAACAAGGTTTTCATTAAGTGTGGTAAAGTGAACAAGTTTGATGAGAATGAAGGGTTTAAGCCAGAGATGGAGTGGATGTTGGATACAGAAGGTGTCAATCTTTTAGCAGTTATTTGTCATGAAGATGTTGATGCGAGGAGGACCACAAGCAACCATTTGATTGAAGTTATTGAAGTTCTTGGGATTGAAGCAGTTCGACGTTCCCTCCTAGATGAATTGCGTGTTGTTATCTCCTTTGATGGATCTTACGTTAATTACCGGCATCTTGCCATCCTTTGTGACACCATGACTTATCGTGGCCACCTGATGGCTATTACCCGTCATGGTATCAACCGAAATGATACTGGACCGATGATGAGATGCTCATTTGAAGAAACTGTGGATATTTTACTTGATGCTGCAGTATATGCTGAAACTGATCACTTGAGGGGTGTTACTGAAAATATAATGTTGGGTCAACTGGCACCCATAGGAACAGGGGGTTGTGCTCTGTATCTCAATGATGAGATGTTGAAGAATGCTATTGAACTCCAGCTGCCTAGTTACATTGATGGTCTGGAGTTTGGCATGACACCTTCCCGTTCCCCGATCTCAGGAACTCCTTATCATGAAGGGATGATGTCTCCTAGTTATTTGTTGAGCCCGAATCTCCGACTCTCACCTATTAGTGATGCTCAATTTTCACCCTATGTTGGAGGAATGGCTTTCTCGCCTACTTCGTCTCCGGGATATAGCCCATCATCTCCGGGCTACAGTCCATCATCCCCTGGCTATAGTCCTACCTCCCCTGGTTATAGCCCCACTTCCCCGGGATATAGCCCTACCTCTCCTGGCTACAGTCCAACATCTCCAACCTACAGTCCTAGTTCGCCTG GTTACAGCCCGACTAGTCCTGCATATTCTCCTACGAGTCCATCTTATTCACCCACCTCTCCCAGTTACAGCCCCACCTCTCCAAGTTACAGCCCCACATCTCCTAGTTACAGCCCAACATCTCCAAGTTACAGCCCCACTTCGCCGGCTTACAGTCCCACTTCTCCCGCTTATAGTCCCACTTCACCTGCATATAGCCCGACTTCACCCTCCTACAGCCCAACTTCACCCTCCTACAGCCCAACTTCGCCTTCCTATAGCCCCACATCACCCTCCTACAGCCCAACATCCCCGTCCTACAGCCCTACATCACCTTCCTACAGCCCCACCTCTCCAGCATATAGCCCCACCTCCCCTGGCTATAGCCCCACATCACCGAGCTACAGTCCCACTTCGCCGAGCTATAGTCCGACATCACCAAGTTATAATCCTCAATCAGCTAAATACAGCCCATCACAGGCCTACTCACCCAGTAGTCCACGGTTGTCCCCATCAAGTCCCTATAGCCCAACCTCTCCGAACTACAG TCCAACATCACCATCATATTCACCTACGTCTCCGGCATATTCTCCGTCAAGCCCAACCTACAGTCCTAGCAG TCCATATAACACAGGAGCCAGCCCAGACTACAGCCCCAGTTCTCCACAATATAG TCCAAGTGCAGGATACTCACCTACTGCTCCTGGATATTCTCCGTCATCTACTAGTCAGTACACCTCACAAACAACTGACAAGGATGATAGGAGTAGAAAGGACGATAGGAGCAATCGATGA
- the LOC111801178 gene encoding NEP1-interacting protein 1-like, whose protein sequence is MRLFSVFSFLRSKFFCPFFEFPNSCFFSILHFRPTLFISMDFIANPFRLSSSSSPSFGNLFERVREICCYAVYAILGNILSAIFTFFFALVGTLLGAMTGALIGQETESGFVRGAAVGAISGAVFSIEVFESSLVLWQSDESGIGCLLYLIDVIASLLSGRLVRERIGPAILSAVQSQMGAAETSFDDISNIFDTGSSKGLPGDLVEKIPKIMVSKNNSVDAYGEKVCCSVCLQDFQLGETVRSLPYCHHMFHLPCIDKWLITHGSCPLCRRDL, encoded by the exons ATGCGGTTGTTTTCCGTCTTCTCCTTCTTAAGATCCAAGTTTTTTTGCCCTTTCTTTGAATTCCCcaattcttgtttcttttcgATTCTCCATTTTCGACCAACCCTTTTCATTTCCATGGATTTCATAGCCAATCcttttcggctttcttcttcctcttcgcCTTCGTTTGGGAATCTCTTTGAGAGAGTTCGAGAAATTTGCTGCTATGCGGTTTATGCGATTCTTGGCAACATTTTGTCTGCGATCTTCACTTTCTTCTTCGCCCtag TGGGGACTTTGCTTGGAGCCATGACTGGAGCATTAATTGGCCAAGAAACAGAGAGTGGGTTTGTTAGAGGAGCTGCTGTTGGGGCAATTTCTGGTGCTGTTTTCTCAATTGAAGTCTTTGAATCTTCTTTAGTTCTTTGGCAATCAGATGAATCAGGGATAGGTTGTCTTCTTTATCTG ATTGATGTCATTGCAAGCCTCCTCAGCGGACGACTAGTTCGAGAACGGATCGGTCCAGCCATATTGAGCGCAGTTCAAAGTCAG ATGGGTGCTGCAGAGACGAGCTTTGACGACATCTCGAACATCTTTGACACCGGCAGCTCGAAAGGACTGCCTGGGGACCTGGTTGAGAAAATTCCCAAGATCATGGTGTCTAAGAACAACAGTGTAGATGCTTATGGAGAAAAAGTCTGTTGTTCCGTTTGCCTTCAG GACTTTCAGCTTGGAGAGACTGTAAGAAGCTTACCATATTGTCATCACATGTTCCATTTGCCCTGCATTGATAAATGGCTTATTACTCATGGTTCTTGCCCTTTATGCAGAAGGGATCTGTAA